Proteins encoded by one window of Bacteroidota bacterium:
- the uvrB gene encoding excinuclease ABC subunit UvrB, whose product MDFKIISDFLPTGDQPEAIKQLSKGILNKEEYQTLLGVTGSGKTFTVANVIEKLQRPALILSHNKTLAAQLYGEFKQFFPENAVEYFVSYYDYYQPEAYLPVSDTYIEKDLSINDEIEKLRLSTTSSLLSGRKDIIVVSSVSCIYGIGNPEDFHENVIKLQKGQLVSRNKFLMQLVDSLYSRNEIELNRGNFRVKGDTVEVFLAYGDIAFRIIFWGDEIEEIESFDPINGQTLERIDQAIIYPASIFVTTKDRMQQAIRLIQDDLVKQIDYFKDIGKPLEAKRIEDRVTYDMEMMKELGHCSGIENYSRYFDGRKPGSRPFCLLDYFPEDTLTIIDESHVTIPQVRAMYGGDHSRKINLVEYGFRLPAAIDNRPLKFEEFEEITKQTIFVSATPADFELGKCQGVVVEQIIRPTGLLEPVIEIRPSLNQIDKLIEEIYNRTKIDERVLVTTLTKRMAEELTKYLAKMNIRCRYIHSGVDTLERVEIMEDFRKGLFDVLVGVNLLREGLDLPEVSLVAILDADKEGFLRSERSLIQTSGRAARNINGKVIMFADKITNSMQKTIDETNRKRERQLAYNEKNNIQPKQIVKSTDSMIKTLLKNQKAYVESDSISVAAEPVVKYMSPKALDKAIVKTKNAMKKAAKELNFIEAARLRDEMYALEKLLKEKEIS is encoded by the coding sequence ATGGATTTCAAAATTATCTCTGATTTTTTACCAACCGGCGACCAGCCAGAAGCAATAAAGCAACTCTCGAAAGGAATTTTGAACAAAGAAGAATATCAAACTTTACTTGGAGTTACTGGTTCGGGAAAAACTTTCACTGTTGCCAATGTTATTGAAAAACTTCAGAGGCCGGCTTTAATTTTGAGTCATAACAAAACCCTTGCAGCGCAGCTCTACGGCGAGTTCAAACAATTTTTTCCGGAAAATGCCGTAGAATATTTTGTTTCATATTACGATTATTATCAACCCGAAGCTTATTTGCCAGTTTCTGATACTTATATTGAAAAAGACCTTTCAATTAATGATGAAATTGAAAAACTAAGGTTAAGTACCACTTCTTCATTACTTTCCGGCAGAAAAGATATAATTGTAGTTTCGTCAGTTTCATGTATTTACGGAATTGGAAATCCAGAAGATTTTCATGAAAATGTTATAAAACTGCAAAAAGGACAATTAGTTAGCAGGAACAAATTTTTAATGCAATTGGTTGATAGCCTGTATTCAAGAAATGAAATTGAATTGAATCGTGGAAATTTTCGAGTAAAAGGTGATACTGTAGAAGTTTTTCTTGCATATGGCGATATTGCATTTCGCATAATTTTTTGGGGTGACGAGATTGAAGAAATAGAATCATTCGATCCTATAAACGGACAAACTCTTGAGCGAATTGATCAGGCAATAATTTACCCTGCAAGTATTTTTGTTACTACAAAAGATCGTATGCAGCAAGCAATTAGATTGATTCAAGACGATTTGGTTAAACAAATTGATTATTTCAAAGATATCGGTAAACCTTTGGAAGCCAAGCGAATTGAAGACAGAGTTACTTACGATATGGAAATGATGAAGGAGTTGGGGCATTGTTCAGGAATCGAGAACTATTCTCGCTACTTCGATGGACGCAAGCCCGGTTCACGTCCTTTTTGTTTGTTAGATTATTTTCCTGAGGATACTTTAACTATTATTGACGAAAGCCATGTTACTATTCCGCAAGTTAGAGCTATGTATGGGGGAGATCATTCCAGAAAAATTAATCTGGTGGAATACGGTTTCAGGCTTCCGGCTGCGATTGACAACCGACCACTGAAATTTGAAGAATTTGAGGAAATCACCAAGCAAACAATTTTCGTTAGTGCTACACCCGCCGATTTTGAGCTCGGAAAATGTCAGGGAGTAGTAGTTGAACAAATTATTCGCCCAACAGGATTATTAGAGCCTGTGATAGAAATTCGCCCAAGCTTGAATCAAATTGACAAACTTATTGAAGAAATATATAATCGTACAAAAATTGATGAGCGAGTTTTGGTTACAACGCTCACAAAACGAATGGCTGAAGAGCTTACAAAATATTTGGCAAAAATGAATATTCGTTGCAGATATATTCATTCCGGTGTCGATACTCTCGAAAGAGTTGAAATTATGGAAGATTTCCGAAAAGGATTGTTCGATGTTTTGGTAGGTGTAAATCTTTTGCGTGAAGGTCTTGATTTGCCGGAAGTTTCGCTGGTTGCTATTCTTGATGCCGATAAAGAAGGTTTTCTTCGTTCCGAACGATCGTTAATTCAAACCTCTGGTAGGGCTGCACGAAATATCAATGGGAAAGTAATAATGTTTGCCGATAAGATTACAAATTCGATGCAAAAAACCATCGACGAAACTAACAGAAAACGGGAAAGACAATTGGCTTACAACGAAAAAAATAATATTCAACCAAAGCAAATAGTTAAGTCAACCGATTCAATGATAAAGACTTTGCTGAAAAACCAAAAAGCATATGTTGAGTCAGATTCAATAAGTGTAGCTGCAGAACCTGTAGTTAAATATATGTCGCCAAAAGCTTTGGATAAAGCCATTGTGAAAACAAAAAATGCAATGAAAAAAGCAGCCAAAGAACTCAATTTCATAGAAGCAGCCCGCTTGCGCGATGAGATGTATGCTTTAGAGAAACTTTTGAAAGAAAAGGAGATTAGTTGA
- a CDS encoding glycoside hydrolase family 16 protein, translating into MASIKTSFLLKSMFGMIPATQKIELAEAEIQKEFKEFNEFQNSQELSDFLELEKIVTSQKFVNTLAKIKAENFSSTKEYKQEQEYLKLQKQKNIKLYYKFKSSNIYDQFLRTEQSDDLKEFVELEKMVNTSAFLTAFDKVKAECKEKKEDFKETKEYGKKQKWKDLKKSSLIKKFFKVKKSSKYENFKKLDKSDLISKYEDLEAIVHTQEFIDLKNEMNDKERYKKFDEYKKQTKYEEIKNSEKFQKYFKLKGSNKFDEIKSWNLSFYDNFDDKDLDQTKWMTNYYWGKTLLKDGYSLANDKHFITDGKNLQIKDSILSIITKRDKAQGKLWNPKFGFMPKQFDYTSGLISTGESFRQKFGIFKAKIRLNDVTPVNHAFWMLSEKMIPEIDILKLDGKKKIGMNNYWGLGTNKSISKIGASKYLNDFFIFSLEWSEDKIVWKINDVIVKEQTSGIPKTPMYIVFSSALYNEISDSILPAKMDIDWIKCYSKN; encoded by the coding sequence ATGGCAAGTATTAAAACAAGTTTTTTGTTAAAGTCGATGTTTGGAATGATTCCTGCTACTCAGAAAATTGAATTGGCTGAAGCTGAAATTCAAAAGGAATTTAAAGAATTTAATGAATTCCAAAATTCGCAGGAATTATCAGATTTTTTAGAATTAGAAAAAATTGTTACTTCACAAAAATTTGTTAACACTTTAGCAAAAATCAAAGCCGAAAATTTTAGTTCGACTAAAGAATATAAGCAAGAACAAGAATATCTGAAACTCCAAAAACAAAAAAATATAAAATTATACTATAAGTTTAAAAGCTCGAACATATACGATCAATTTCTCAGGACAGAGCAATCAGATGACTTAAAAGAATTTGTTGAACTAGAGAAAATGGTTAATACCTCAGCATTTTTAACTGCATTTGACAAAGTAAAAGCCGAATGCAAAGAGAAAAAGGAAGATTTTAAAGAAACTAAGGAATACGGAAAAAAACAAAAATGGAAAGATCTTAAAAAGTCAAGTCTGATTAAGAAGTTTTTTAAAGTGAAAAAATCGTCGAAATATGAAAACTTCAAAAAGTTAGATAAATCTGATTTAATTAGTAAATATGAAGATCTTGAAGCGATCGTTCATACTCAGGAGTTTATAGATTTAAAAAATGAGATGAACGATAAGGAAAGATACAAAAAATTTGACGAGTATAAAAAACAAACGAAGTACGAAGAGATTAAAAACTCCGAGAAATTTCAAAAATATTTTAAACTGAAAGGCTCAAATAAATTTGACGAAATCAAATCCTGGAATTTAAGTTTTTACGACAATTTTGATGATAAAGATTTAGATCAAACAAAATGGATGACGAATTATTATTGGGGGAAAACATTACTGAAAGATGGATATTCTTTAGCAAACGATAAACATTTTATTACGGATGGTAAGAATTTGCAAATTAAAGATTCTATTTTAAGCATAATAACAAAAAGAGACAAAGCTCAAGGAAAATTATGGAATCCAAAGTTTGGTTTTATGCCAAAACAATTTGATTATACATCAGGATTGATTAGTACCGGCGAAAGTTTCAGACAAAAGTTCGGAATTTTTAAAGCTAAAATAAGATTGAACGATGTTACACCAGTGAATCATGCATTTTGGATGTTGTCAGAAAAAATGATTCCCGAAATTGATATTCTTAAATTGGATGGAAAGAAAAAAATAGGAATGAACAATTATTGGGGTTTAGGAACAAATAAAAGTATTTCAAAAATAGGCGCTTCAAAATATTTAAATGATTTCTTTATTTTCTCTCTCGAATGGTCTGAAGACAAAATTGTTTGGAAAATAAACGATGTGATTGTTAAAGAACAAACATCTGGAATTCCGAAAACTCCAATGTATATTGTTTTCAGCTCCGCACTTTACAATGAGATTAGCGACAGCATCTTACCTGCAAAAATGGATATTGACTGGATAAAATGCTATTCTAAGAACTAA
- a CDS encoding cysteine desulfurase encodes MDINKIRKDFPILNQKIYKKPLIYLDNAATTQKPQQVIDAETKVYQNWNSNIHRGVHFLSDKMTKKYERSRENIQRFINAKHSHEIIFTSGTTFSINAVAFSFGEKYIFENDEIIVTEMEHHANIVAWQMLCDRKNAKLKVLPIDDNGDLMISELEKLIGPKTKIIAFTHVSNTLGTINQVKEITKIAHKNNIPVLIDGAQAIQHSDVDVQDLDCDFYVFSGHKLYAPTGIGILYGKEKWLNAMPPYQGGGDMIEKVSFEKTTFNKLPFKFEAGTTNYAGAVGLSEAINYIKNIGLEEISIYETQLLEYATQKLSAIPELEIYGKSQNKISVISFLLKNIHHYDTGLILDKLGIAVRTGHHCTQPLMDRLNIDGTVRASFSFFNTYEEIDILYDALLRVVKMFN; translated from the coding sequence ATAGACATAAACAAAATTCGTAAAGATTTCCCAATCTTAAATCAAAAAATATATAAAAAACCGCTTATATATCTCGACAACGCAGCAACAACTCAAAAACCACAACAAGTAATTGATGCAGAAACTAAGGTTTACCAAAACTGGAATAGCAATATTCATCGCGGGGTTCATTTTCTTAGCGACAAAATGACCAAAAAATATGAGCGTTCAAGAGAAAATATTCAGCGATTTATAAATGCAAAACATTCGCACGAAATAATTTTTACGAGCGGAACAACTTTCTCGATAAATGCTGTTGCTTTTTCTTTTGGTGAAAAATACATTTTTGAAAACGATGAGATTATTGTTACTGAAATGGAACATCATGCAAATATTGTAGCATGGCAAATGTTATGCGACAGAAAAAATGCAAAACTAAAAGTTCTTCCAATTGATGATAATGGAGATTTAATGATTTCGGAATTAGAAAAACTAATTGGCCCAAAAACTAAAATAATTGCTTTTACTCATGTTTCTAACACGCTCGGTACAATAAATCAAGTTAAGGAGATTACGAAAATTGCACATAAAAACAATATTCCTGTTTTGATTGATGGAGCACAGGCAATTCAGCATTCCGATGTTGATGTTCAGGATTTAGATTGCGATTTTTATGTCTTCTCAGGACATAAACTTTATGCTCCCACAGGAATTGGAATTTTATATGGTAAAGAAAAATGGTTGAATGCAATGCCGCCATATCAGGGAGGAGGCGACATGATTGAAAAAGTTAGCTTCGAAAAAACCACTTTTAATAAACTGCCCTTTAAGTTTGAAGCTGGAACTACAAATTATGCCGGAGCTGTAGGGCTTTCAGAAGCAATAAATTACATAAAAAATATAGGGCTCGAAGAAATTTCTATTTACGAAACTCAGCTCTTGGAGTATGCAACTCAGAAATTGTCGGCGATACCGGAATTAGAGATTTACGGAAAATCGCAAAATAAAATTAGTGTTATTTCTTTTTTGTTGAAAAATATACATCACTACGACACAGGTTTGATACTCGACAAACTGGGAATAGCTGTGAGAACAGGGCATCACTGTACGCAACCGCTTATGGATAGATTAAATATTGATGGAACTGTTAGAGCTTCCTTTTCTTTTTTTAATACCTATGAAGAAATTGATATTTTATACGATGCTCTTTTAAGAGTGGTGAAAATGTTTAATTGA
- the sufC gene encoding Fe-S cluster assembly ATPase SufC, with amino-acid sequence MLKITNLHASIEGKEILKGINLEIKAGEVHAIMGPNGSGKSTLASVIAGREYANITEGKIQYIGKDLLDMLPEERAREGIFLGFQYPIEIPGVSMVNFMKSAINEKRKHNGQEPIKAAAFLKMMREKKAFVELDSQLANRSVNEGFSGGEKKRNEIFQMAMLEPKLSILDETDSGLDIDALRIVANGVNKLKSPENATVVITHYQRLLDYIVPDVVHVLYDGKIVKTSGKELALELEEKGYDWIKNHIN; translated from the coding sequence ATGTTAAAAATAACAAATTTACATGCCTCTATAGAAGGAAAAGAAATTTTGAAAGGAATAAATCTTGAAATAAAAGCTGGTGAGGTGCATGCCATTATGGGGCCAAATGGCTCTGGCAAAAGTACACTTGCCTCAGTAATTGCAGGTCGGGAATATGCCAATATTACTGAAGGTAAAATTCAGTATATTGGAAAAGACCTTTTAGATATGCTACCTGAAGAAAGAGCTCGCGAAGGAATTTTCCTTGGTTTTCAATACCCGATAGAAATTCCGGGTGTGAGCATGGTAAATTTCATGAAATCTGCAATCAACGAAAAACGCAAGCACAACGGCCAAGAACCTATTAAAGCTGCAGCTTTTCTAAAAATGATGCGAGAGAAAAAAGCATTTGTAGAATTAGACTCTCAGTTAGCTAATAGGTCGGTCAACGAAGGATTTTCAGGAGGAGAAAAAAAACGAAACGAAATATTTCAAATGGCAATGTTAGAGCCAAAACTTTCGATACTTGACGAAACCGACTCAGGACTTGATATTGATGCTCTTAGAATTGTAGCCAATGGTGTGAATAAATTGAAATCGCCTGAAAATGCAACAGTTGTAATTACTCATTATCAGCGATTGTTAGACTATATTGTGCCCGATGTAGTTCATGTTTTGTACGATGGAAAAATTGTGAAAACAAGCGGAAAAGAACTTGCTCTCGAACTTGAAGAAAAAGGATACGATTGGATAAAAAATCATATTAATTAA
- a CDS encoding T9SS type A sorting domain-containing protein: MNNIIRISILFMVAAFCSNFAIGQISEGGEPLSFKSSESFSEISYYEITKPDMEKIRIEDEKNALNDDLYLYGRKLPVNLSIDNAGEWTDLPDGDRVWRMKLYSEDALALFLLFDDFWLPTEGRLFVYGGDKKQVIGAFTEFNNRESGLFATELIFGEVIVLEYFEPQNVRNMASINISSLGYAYRSVNFLRDGKSFGDSEVCEVNINCVPEGDDWQDEKRGVARISVVTSQGFGWCSGSLINTTLEDGTPYFLTADHCAEGTSTEDLEQWTFYFNFEATACTSPTSQPSYNSMVGGTKIARGGESGSDFYLILLNNYVPMSFTPFFNGWDRSAAPPTGGVGIHHPAGDIKKISKFNSATSGGWLSNNTHWRLSWETTQNGHGVTEGGSSGSPLFNNSGYIVGTLTGGASACVAGGAGTGTGPDKADYYGKFYYSWSSNGSQDYSKLKPWLDPSDSGVTTVNGKDGYDNIQIQADFISDLTSIYPGESVEFTDISNAFPGYSRKWNFEGGSPESSVMSTKSVTYDNPGVFSVSLTINSYQGDDTLTDVEIKTNYITVIDTSTSSMNELDMNGIIIYPNPATNYINVSSERDFIIESIRIFNATGELVRQKQNNLAKNMKIELGNLPAGIYNIFLINDKKSISSKFSLLR, translated from the coding sequence ATGAATAACATAATAAGAATATCAATTTTATTTATGGTAGCAGCATTTTGCAGCAATTTTGCCATTGGACAAATTAGTGAAGGAGGGGAACCTTTAAGTTTTAAATCGTCTGAAAGTTTTTCAGAAATTTCTTACTACGAAATTACTAAACCGGACATGGAAAAAATCCGGATTGAAGATGAGAAAAATGCCCTAAATGATGATTTATATCTATACGGTAGAAAACTTCCTGTAAATTTATCGATTGACAATGCTGGTGAATGGACAGATTTACCTGATGGCGATAGAGTTTGGAGAATGAAGCTGTACTCGGAAGATGCTTTGGCACTTTTCCTTTTATTCGATGATTTTTGGTTGCCCACTGAAGGTAGATTGTTCGTTTATGGTGGTGATAAAAAACAAGTGATTGGTGCATTCACCGAATTTAATAATCGCGAAAGTGGTTTGTTTGCCACCGAACTAATTTTCGGCGAAGTAATTGTTCTTGAATATTTTGAACCTCAAAATGTAAGAAATATGGCAAGTATTAATATTTCTTCTCTTGGATATGCCTATCGATCTGTCAATTTTCTGAGGGATGGAAAATCGTTTGGAGATTCTGAGGTTTGCGAAGTGAATATTAACTGCGTCCCTGAAGGAGACGATTGGCAAGACGAAAAACGAGGAGTAGCAAGAATTAGCGTTGTTACAAGTCAAGGATTTGGCTGGTGTTCAGGTTCTCTAATAAACACAACACTTGAAGACGGAACACCATATTTTCTAACAGCAGATCATTGTGCAGAAGGAACATCTACAGAAGATCTTGAACAATGGACTTTCTATTTTAATTTTGAAGCTACGGCATGTACCTCACCAACAAGCCAACCCAGCTATAATTCAATGGTTGGAGGTACAAAAATTGCCAGAGGAGGCGAATCTGGTTCTGATTTTTACTTAATTCTCTTAAACAACTATGTTCCAATGAGTTTTACTCCATTTTTTAACGGTTGGGACAGATCAGCCGCACCTCCTACAGGAGGTGTTGGAATTCATCATCCGGCAGGAGATATTAAAAAAATATCGAAATTCAACTCTGCTACTTCCGGTGGCTGGTTAAGCAACAACACTCACTGGAGATTGAGCTGGGAAACAACACAAAACGGGCATGGAGTTACTGAAGGAGGTTCATCTGGTTCACCTCTATTTAACAATAGTGGGTATATTGTTGGAACTTTAACCGGTGGTGCATCAGCATGTGTTGCTGGTGGTGCTGGAACCGGAACCGGTCCTGACAAAGCCGATTATTATGGAAAATTCTACTATTCGTGGAGTTCGAATGGCTCGCAAGATTACAGTAAATTAAAACCTTGGTTAGATCCATCCGACTCTGGCGTTACTACAGTGAACGGGAAAGACGGCTACGATAATATTCAAATTCAGGCAGATTTTATTTCAGATCTTACAAGTATCTACCCTGGAGAATCAGTTGAATTTACAGATATTTCTAACGCTTTTCCAGGATATTCAAGGAAATGGAATTTCGAAGGTGGATCACCAGAATCTTCTGTAATGTCAACAAAATCTGTAACTTATGACAATCCGGGAGTTTTTTCTGTCTCCTTAACTATTAATTCATATCAAGGAGATGATACCTTGACTGATGTTGAAATTAAGACAAATTACATAACTGTGATTGATACTTCAACAAGCTCAATGAATGAATTAGATATGAACGGCATTATAATTTATCCAAACCCGGCAACAAATTATATTAATGTCAGCTCAGAAAGGGATTTTATTATTGAAAGTATCAGAATTTTTAATGCAACTGGAGAACTTGTTAGACAAAAACAAAACAATCTTGCCAAAAATATGAAAATTGAATTAGGTAACCTTCCTGCTGGAATTTATAACATTTTTCTAATTAACGACAAAAAGTCAATATCTTCTAAGTTTTCATTACTAAGATAA
- the sufD gene encoding Fe-S cluster assembly protein SufD — MNKYPIVSDFANIFQNNIEKLDKSSEIISRHRKSAIDKFSDLGLPSRKNEKYKHTNLLPIFDDKHNFYFEKQKIDFQLDDIFSCDIPDIDTDTIILLNGWYYSANDEKLTTLPSGAIIGSFDEASKKFPELFEKHYSKIASYENDSLVALNTAFVQDGLFLYFPKNAVLEKPIQIINILLSEEALFVQHRNMIIAEENSHAKVVVCDHSLSPHKFLTNSVTEGFVGKNAFLDYFKIQNEHNEASQISSVFFQQEKSSTLNFNTISLHGGLIRNNINVLLNDEYCENNLYGLYLTDKTQHISNYTVIDHAKPNCVSNQVFKGVLDDFANGTFTGKVVVRKEAQKTKAFQSNKNILLTDITKIHSQPHLEIYADDVKCSHGATVGQLDENAIFYCQSRGIPKHEARLLMMFAFANEIVKKITVEPLRERIDDLVNKRLRGELSRCNNCALNCHS, encoded by the coding sequence ATGAATAAATATCCCATAGTTAGCGATTTTGCTAATATTTTTCAAAACAATATCGAAAAACTTGATAAATCATCTGAAATAATTTCAAGACATAGAAAAAGTGCAATTGATAAATTCAGTGATCTTGGCTTACCTTCACGAAAAAATGAAAAGTATAAGCACACAAATTTATTACCGATTTTTGATGACAAGCACAATTTTTATTTTGAAAAACAAAAAATTGATTTTCAATTAGATGATATTTTTTCTTGCGATATCCCTGATATTGATACAGATACAATTATTTTACTAAATGGATGGTATTATTCCGCAAATGACGAAAAGCTGACAACATTGCCAAGTGGTGCAATTATAGGAAGCTTTGATGAAGCATCGAAAAAATTTCCTGAGTTGTTTGAAAAGCATTACTCAAAAATTGCCTCCTATGAAAATGACAGTTTAGTAGCTTTAAATACTGCTTTTGTTCAGGATGGTTTGTTTTTGTATTTCCCAAAAAATGCTGTTTTAGAAAAGCCGATTCAGATAATTAATATCTTGCTTTCTGAAGAAGCTCTATTTGTTCAGCATAGAAATATGATTATTGCTGAAGAAAATTCTCATGCTAAAGTTGTGGTTTGCGACCATTCTTTGTCGCCACATAAATTCTTGACAAATTCGGTAACAGAAGGATTTGTTGGCAAAAATGCATTTCTTGATTATTTCAAAATTCAAAACGAACATAACGAGGCTTCGCAAATATCATCGGTATTTTTTCAACAAGAAAAAAGTAGCACACTAAATTTTAATACAATTTCTCTTCACGGCGGATTAATTAGGAATAATATCAATGTTTTGTTAAACGACGAATATTGCGAAAACAATCTTTACGGATTGTACTTAACCGACAAAACTCAACATATTTCTAATTATACGGTAATAGATCATGCAAAACCAAACTGTGTTAGTAATCAGGTTTTTAAAGGAGTATTAGACGATTTTGCAAATGGCACTTTCACCGGAAAAGTTGTTGTAAGAAAAGAGGCACAAAAAACCAAAGCGTTTCAATCGAACAAGAATATTTTATTGACAGATATTACAAAAATTCATTCACAACCACATCTCGAAATATATGCTGACGATGTAAAATGTAGTCATGGTGCAACAGTCGGACAATTAGACGAAAATGCCATTTTTTATTGTCAATCACGCGGAATTCCTAAACATGAAGCACGATTGCTGATGATGTTTGCTTTCGCTAACGAAATTGTCAAAAAAATCACAGTTGAACCATTGCGCGAAAGAATAGACGATTTGGTGAATAAGAGGTTACGAGGTGAATTGTCGAGATGTAATAATTGTGCTTTGAATTGTCATTCTTAA
- a CDS encoding type II toxin-antitoxin system HicA family toxin has protein sequence MSKIEKLLEKLKSNPKDFTWDELCRILAQFGYIEITKKGKTGGSRRKFINDENKIISLHEPHPSKIIKLYVIREIRNYLKI, from the coding sequence ATGAGTAAAATTGAGAAGCTTCTTGAAAAACTTAAATCTAATCCAAAAGATTTTACTTGGGATGAATTATGTCGGATATTAGCCCAGTTTGGATATATAGAAATTACCAAGAAAGGAAAAACAGGTGGTTCAAGAAGAAAGTTTATCAATGATGAAAATAAAATCATAAGTCTTCATGAGCCTCATCCTTCAAAAATCATTAAATTGTATGTAATCAGGGAAATTAGAAATTATCTAAAAATATAA
- a CDS encoding type II toxin-antitoxin system HicB family antitoxin: MENYLKYKEYIGTVNFSSADEVFYGKVHGINDLVTFEGETVKELKNAFIESVVDYLKTCENLEKAPDKTFKGNFNVRVTKELHRQATLLASRKNITLNEFVKEAISYAISHENVFSTMNK, encoded by the coding sequence ATGGAAAATTATTTAAAATATAAAGAATATATAGGAACAGTTAATTTTAGTTCGGCAGATGAAGTTTTTTATGGTAAAGTTCATGGTATAAACGACTTGGTTACATTTGAAGGTGAAACAGTAAAAGAATTAAAAAATGCTTTTATAGAATCAGTTGTTGATTATTTGAAAACATGTGAAAATTTAGAAAAAGCACCCGATAAAACTTTTAAAGGCAATTTTAATGTACGAGTAACCAAAGAGCTTCATAGGCAAGCTACATTGTTAGCATCAAGAAAAAATATTACATTAAACGAATTTGTGAAAGAGGCAATATCTTATGCCATTTCTCATGAAAACGTCTTTAGTACTATGAATAAATGA